The following coding sequences are from one Streptomyces dengpaensis window:
- a CDS encoding TetR/AcrR family transcriptional regulator encodes MVRMPTTRPYHHGDLRAALLTSAERTLREKGVAALSLRELARDVGVSHAAPGRHFKDKQALLDALTLVGFERMARAMDAADDPELPLERRLTALAKTYLGFAIENAELLELMFARKHDPDVSAQLTAAVDRSAEPITRLISDAQQRGEIIEGDPERITMVAAASLHGLAAFTANGSLPAEASLAGLDEHIHHLLHGLRPR; translated from the coding sequence ATGGTGCGCATGCCCACGACCCGCCCTTATCACCACGGAGACCTGCGCGCCGCGCTCCTGACCAGCGCCGAGCGCACCTTGCGTGAAAAGGGGGTCGCCGCACTCTCCCTCCGCGAGCTGGCCCGCGACGTCGGCGTGAGCCACGCCGCCCCCGGACGGCACTTCAAGGACAAGCAGGCCCTGCTCGACGCCCTGACGCTCGTCGGATTCGAGCGGATGGCCCGGGCCATGGACGCCGCGGATGACCCCGAGCTGCCGCTCGAGCGGCGGCTGACCGCGCTCGCAAAGACCTACCTCGGATTCGCCATCGAGAACGCGGAGCTGCTGGAGCTGATGTTCGCGCGCAAGCACGACCCCGACGTCTCCGCACAGCTGACCGCCGCCGTCGACCGCTCCGCGGAGCCCATCACGCGGCTGATCTCGGACGCGCAGCAACGGGGCGAAATCATCGAGGGCGACCCCGAGCGCATCACCATGGTCGCGGCCGCCAGCCTGCACGGACTCGCCGCGTTCACCGCAAACGGAAGCCTGCCCGCCGAAGCCTCCCTCGCCGGCCTGGACGAGCACATCCACCACCTGCTGCACGGGCTCCGGCCGCGCTGA
- a CDS encoding oxidoreductase, translated as MPKTTEISKWDATRLPDLSGRRAVVTGANSGIGFAAADALARAGAHVVFAVRDLERGRAAAARVNGSTEVRRLDLADLASVRGFAEAWQGPLDLLINNAGVMMLPKQRTKDGFEMQFGTNHLGHFALTNLLLPQVTGRVVTVSSSAHRMPGARIHFEDVNLTADYNPQRAYAQSKLANLLFTLELQRRLTESGSPVRALAAHPGWAATNLQSHTANPVARVSMLIGNRFLAQDDKGGTLPTLYAATQDLPGASYVGPSGLGEMRGAPTLVGRTSAASDPATARRLWAVSEELTGVRWPLAVGAA; from the coding sequence ATGCCCAAGACGACTGAAATCAGCAAGTGGGATGCGACCCGTCTCCCCGACCTCTCCGGCCGCAGGGCCGTCGTGACCGGTGCCAACAGCGGTATCGGCTTCGCGGCCGCCGACGCGCTGGCCCGCGCCGGCGCGCACGTGGTGTTCGCGGTACGGGACCTTGAGCGTGGCCGCGCCGCCGCCGCGCGGGTGAACGGCAGTACGGAGGTCCGCCGCCTGGACCTGGCCGACCTCGCCTCCGTACGGGGGTTCGCCGAGGCGTGGCAGGGTCCGCTGGATCTACTGATCAACAACGCCGGCGTGATGATGCTGCCGAAGCAGCGGACCAAGGACGGCTTTGAGATGCAGTTCGGCACGAACCACCTCGGCCACTTCGCGCTGACGAACCTGCTCCTGCCGCAGGTGACCGGCCGGGTGGTCACGGTGTCCTCGAGTGCCCACCGCATGCCCGGCGCGAGGATCCACTTCGAGGACGTGAACCTGACCGCGGACTACAACCCGCAGCGCGCCTACGCCCAGTCCAAGCTGGCGAACCTCCTGTTCACCCTGGAACTCCAGCGCCGTCTCACGGAGTCCGGCTCCCCGGTCCGCGCACTCGCGGCCCACCCCGGCTGGGCGGCCACCAACCTCCAGAGCCACACCGCGAATCCGGTCGCCCGGGTGAGCATGCTGATCGGCAACAGGTTCCTGGCCCAGGACGACAAGGGAGGCACCCTCCCCACTCTCTACGCCGCGACCCAGGACCTTCCCGGCGCAAGCTACGTGGGCCCGAGCGGGTTGGGCGAGATGCGAGGAGCACCGACGCTGGTGGGCCGCACGTCAGCGGCGAGCGACCCGGCGACGGCCCGACGGCTGTGGGCGGTGTCGGAAGAGCTGACCGGGGTGCGGTGGCCGCTGGCGGTAGGGGCGGCATGA
- a CDS encoding DUF397 domain-containing protein, whose product MAEVPSNLDWVRAAPDDATGPGPWIELAFGDNDLVYIRETSDPENVVTTTQKKWDAFVLGVQAGEFDHFVEGLEDQEPSESH is encoded by the coding sequence GTGGCTGAAGTCCCCTCGAACCTCGACTGGGTCCGCGCCGCCCCGGACGACGCGACGGGTCCCGGCCCCTGGATCGAACTCGCCTTTGGTGACAACGACTTGGTCTACATCAGGGAGACCAGCGACCCGGAGAACGTCGTCACGACCACTCAGAAGAAGTGGGACGCGTTTGTACTGGGCGTCCAGGCGGGCGAGTTCGACCACTTCGTGGAGGGACTGGAAGACCAGGAACCCTCTGAGTCTCACTGA
- a CDS encoding DUF397 domain-containing protein: MPTLTWQKSSYCPEGNSCVHIAASTARTIHLTESSDPTGAVLTATPAAFRTLLHTLQKEHHRG, translated from the coding sequence ATGCCCACGCTCACCTGGCAGAAGTCGTCCTACTGCCCGGAAGGCAACTCTTGCGTGCACATAGCCGCAAGCACCGCCAGAACGATCCACCTCACCGAAAGCAGCGACCCCACCGGGGCGGTACTCACTGCCACCCCAGCCGCCTTCCGCACCCTCCTCCACACCCTCCAGAAGGAACACCACCGTGGCTGA
- a CDS encoding helix-turn-helix domain-containing protein, with product MRSTPTGRQLRLGAELRKLRERAGLTSTQAAQLLGIKQNQVSNMEAGRHGVSPDRLRTIACHYDCSDKPLVEALAAMTPDRKRGWWEDYREILPTGMLDLAELEHHATRLRTAVTVHIPGLFQTTDYAREIFRQAVPELPPPDVEHRVSFRVKRQTVLFRDPPTPHQVIVHEAALRMKFGGPRVTRDQLRYLLEMNEREHVAIHVIPFDARIFPGSGQSIYYAEGPVPQLDTVNLDQSHGPVFLDAEAQLNKYRVLLNRMEAAALTPEESQKFIHNVVKDL from the coding sequence ATGAGAAGCACCCCCACCGGGCGTCAACTGCGGCTGGGGGCTGAACTGCGCAAGCTGCGTGAGCGGGCAGGCCTGACGTCCACGCAGGCCGCACAGCTCCTCGGCATCAAGCAGAACCAGGTCAGCAATATGGAGGCGGGACGCCATGGCGTGAGCCCCGACCGACTGCGCACCATCGCCTGCCACTACGACTGCTCGGACAAGCCTCTTGTCGAGGCACTGGCTGCCATGACTCCCGATCGCAAGCGAGGCTGGTGGGAGGATTACCGCGAGATTCTGCCGACCGGAATGCTGGATCTCGCCGAGCTGGAACACCACGCCACACGGCTGCGAACTGCCGTGACGGTGCACATCCCAGGCCTCTTCCAGACCACGGACTACGCTCGCGAGATCTTCCGTCAGGCTGTGCCCGAGCTACCGCCCCCGGACGTGGAGCACCGGGTGTCGTTCCGGGTCAAACGCCAGACCGTCCTCTTCCGCGATCCGCCGACCCCGCACCAGGTCATCGTCCACGAGGCCGCCCTGCGCATGAAGTTCGGCGGTCCTCGCGTGACCCGCGACCAGCTCAGGTACCTCCTGGAAATGAACGAGCGGGAGCATGTCGCGATCCACGTCATCCCGTTCGACGCCCGCATCTTCCCCGGCTCCGGACAGTCGATCTACTACGCAGAGGGCCCAGTACCGCAGCTCGACACCGTGAACCTCGACCAGTCGCACGGCCCGGTATTTCTCGACGCCGAGGCACAGCTGAACAAGTACCGGGTACTGCTCAATCGCATGGAGGCGGCGGCCCTCACCCCCGAGGAATCGCAGAAATTCATCCACAACGTCGTCAAAGACCTGTGA
- a CDS encoding ATP-binding protein, with protein MPTVSPPWSYTLQLPHDPRATLRTVLAAHGLAELTSTAELLASELLTNAHLHTPGPYALRILSTEPDRLRVAVWDTDPRVPPGFREGTPDPVPPQDAERGRGLHLVRACADAWGVSVLRELGASKGGKLLWAECAHAGLSVG; from the coding sequence ATGCCCACCGTATCCCCGCCCTGGTCCTACACCCTCCAACTCCCGCACGATCCCCGCGCCACCCTCCGTACCGTCCTCGCGGCCCACGGGCTCGCCGAACTCACCTCCACAGCAGAGCTGTTGGCATCCGAACTCCTCACCAACGCCCACCTGCACACACCCGGCCCCTACGCCCTGCGCATCCTCTCGACGGAGCCCGACCGGCTGCGGGTCGCCGTATGGGACACCGACCCGAGGGTCCCGCCCGGCTTCAGGGAAGGCACTCCCGACCCCGTACCCCCGCAGGACGCCGAGCGCGGCCGCGGTCTGCACCTCGTGCGGGCCTGTGCCGACGCGTGGGGCGTGTCCGTCTTACGGGAGCTCGGCGCGTCCAAGGGCGGGAAGCTGCTCTGGGCCGAGTGCGCGCACGCTGGATTGTCAGTGGGGTGA
- a CDS encoding Uma2 family endonuclease: MTEVEQRARGAACTRTGREGEAGAEAAQYGGFTSEWDVGPPIDPARAAEEAEGRRSCAVPMSSVPRIRPKPRPGNLREVAEKIEEATGLRVQVLGGKLVMSPTPRGRHAGVIRSLRQQIEPVLPDGLGAYEVSSVMMPDDRDDYATPDLVVLPESWDVDDDWLADPRDVALAVEVMSPSEKSRDIRDKTDWYAVAGVAVLLVVDPRKGTWALHTRPDNGAYKDVLPGKYGESVPLPEPLGFEVATGGFPVYGS, translated from the coding sequence GTGACAGAGGTCGAGCAGCGGGCCAGGGGGGCCGCGTGCACGCGTACGGGCCGGGAAGGCGAGGCGGGGGCGGAGGCCGCACAGTACGGTGGATTCACCAGTGAGTGGGATGTCGGGCCTCCCATCGACCCCGCTCGCGCAGCCGAGGAGGCGGAAGGACGGAGGTCGTGCGCCGTGCCGATGTCGTCCGTGCCGCGTATCCGTCCGAAGCCGCGCCCGGGGAATCTGCGCGAAGTCGCCGAAAAGATCGAGGAAGCGACGGGTCTGCGTGTGCAGGTTCTGGGAGGGAAACTCGTGATGTCCCCGACGCCGCGCGGCAGGCACGCGGGAGTGATCAGGAGCCTGCGTCAGCAGATTGAGCCGGTCTTGCCCGACGGCTTGGGCGCGTACGAGGTGTCGTCCGTGATGATGCCGGATGACCGTGACGACTACGCGACCCCTGATCTGGTGGTGCTGCCCGAGTCGTGGGATGTGGACGACGACTGGCTGGCCGACCCTCGCGACGTCGCGCTCGCCGTCGAGGTCATGTCCCCGTCCGAGAAGTCCAGGGACATCAGAGACAAGACCGACTGGTACGCCGTCGCCGGCGTCGCCGTCCTCCTCGTCGTCGATCCCCGTAAGGGCACCTGGGCGCTGCACACCCGCCCCGACAACGGCGCCTACAAGGACGTTCTGCCCGGCAAATACGGGGAGTCCGTCCCGCTGCCCGAGCCGCTCGGGTTCGAGGTCGCGACGGGCGGGTTCCCCGTGTACGGGAGCTGA
- a CDS encoding NlpC/P60 family protein, which yields MTVRKAWIVGLSAVAAGVGFVMLLGVGVYMAAGNLGGGIGGGSVGLAKGAVPAAYRTLVQKWGNLCSAINPALLAAQLYQESGFNPSAKSPAKAQGIAQFIPGTWATHGVDGDGDGDRDVWDPNDAIPSAASYDCRLASYVKDAPGNPTENMLAAYNAGAYAVIKYGGVPPYKETQNYVKTITTLQKSFAAPLTRVEPSKLAAGAITYAQEKLGTPYLWGGNGTADQGGRFDCSGLTKAAYESVGITLPRVANDQYNAGPHPKRDELLPGDLVFFSDDLSNSRAIRHVGIYVGGGYMIDAPRPGAVIRFDPVDTPDYFGATRVTEDGAKALPTTI from the coding sequence TTGACGGTGCGTAAGGCGTGGATCGTGGGGCTCTCCGCTGTCGCGGCAGGGGTCGGCTTCGTGATGCTGCTCGGCGTCGGCGTGTATATGGCGGCGGGGAACCTTGGGGGCGGGATCGGCGGAGGTTCGGTCGGGCTCGCGAAGGGGGCCGTACCCGCCGCGTACCGGACGCTCGTACAGAAGTGGGGCAATCTGTGCAGCGCCATTAACCCGGCGCTGCTCGCCGCTCAGCTCTATCAGGAGAGCGGATTCAATCCGAGCGCGAAGAGTCCGGCGAAAGCGCAAGGGATCGCGCAATTCATCCCGGGGACCTGGGCGACGCACGGAGTCGACGGCGACGGGGACGGGGACCGTGACGTATGGGATCCGAATGACGCGATTCCGTCGGCTGCCTCGTACGACTGCCGGCTTGCCTCGTATGTGAAGGACGCGCCCGGGAACCCGACCGAGAACATGCTCGCCGCGTACAACGCGGGGGCCTACGCGGTCATTAAGTACGGGGGCGTGCCGCCGTACAAGGAGACCCAGAACTACGTGAAGACGATCACGACGCTGCAGAAGAGTTTCGCCGCGCCGTTGACCCGGGTCGAGCCCTCGAAGCTGGCGGCGGGGGCGATCACATACGCGCAGGAGAAGCTCGGCACGCCCTACCTGTGGGGTGGCAACGGAACCGCTGACCAGGGCGGACGCTTCGACTGCTCGGGGCTCACGAAGGCCGCGTACGAGAGTGTGGGGATCACGCTGCCGCGTGTCGCCAATGACCAGTACAACGCCGGGCCGCACCCCAAGAGGGACGAACTGCTGCCGGGGGATCTGGTCTTCTTCTCGGACGACCTCAGCAATTCCCGGGCCATCCGGCACGTGGGGATCTATGTGGGGGGCGGGTACATGATCGACGCGCCCCGGCCGGGGGCCGTGATCCGGTTCGACCCCGTCGACACCCCCGATTACTTCGGGGCCACCCGCGTGACCGAAGATGGCGCGAAAGCATTGCCCACGACCATCTGA
- a CDS encoding phosphatase PAP2 family protein produces the protein MAGLAGSGSNPDVDLLYDINGLAKDAPHWFDRGMEFVGEFGLLLALVLLVVWCWWSVRRRGGAEAASSVAALVWAPLAAGIAVLVNVPIRGFVERPRPFVDHQDLEVLVSGKSDFSFVSDHATLAMAVGVGLFVANRKFGLVGIGLALLEGFCRVYMGVHYPTDVVGGFALGTAVTLLLSPLAMALLTPVTKAVERAPRVGWLIRARGAAPSGQDAVIPEAAPAEQPEERDLAA, from the coding sequence ATGGCTGGACTCGCCGGATCCGGTTCCAACCCCGACGTCGACCTGCTCTACGACATCAACGGCCTCGCCAAGGACGCGCCGCACTGGTTCGACCGGGGCATGGAGTTCGTGGGTGAGTTCGGGCTGCTGCTCGCCTTGGTCCTGCTGGTGGTGTGGTGCTGGTGGAGCGTCCGGCGGCGCGGCGGTGCGGAGGCGGCGTCCTCCGTGGCCGCGCTGGTGTGGGCGCCGCTGGCGGCCGGTATCGCGGTGCTGGTGAACGTGCCGATACGGGGCTTCGTGGAGAGACCCCGGCCCTTCGTGGACCATCAAGACCTCGAGGTCCTCGTGTCCGGCAAGTCCGACTTCTCCTTCGTCAGCGATCACGCGACGCTCGCCATGGCGGTGGGCGTCGGGCTGTTCGTCGCCAACCGGAAGTTCGGACTCGTGGGCATCGGGCTCGCGCTGCTCGAAGGTTTCTGCCGGGTCTACATGGGCGTGCACTACCCGACGGACGTCGTCGGCGGCTTCGCCCTCGGCACGGCGGTCACCCTGCTGCTCTCCCCGCTCGCGATGGCGCTGCTGACACCTGTCACGAAGGCTGTGGAACGGGCCCCGCGCGTCGGGTGGCTGATCCGGGCGCGGGGGGCGGCTCCCTCCGGGCAGGATGCCGTGATTCCGGAGGCGGCGCCGGCGGAACAGCCCGAGGAGCGGGACCTCGCGGCCTGA
- a CDS encoding FAD-dependent oxidoreductase translates to MQRRTFIGGATAALAATTAACTGGTASNTGSGGSTGSGGSNTGTTKTPGTPLRTAPTSSRAPANWTALAGQLDGTLIRPGAPTWSSARQLYNTRFDNLQPAAVAYVAHADDIRTTLAYARAHDIKVSIRNGGHSYAGWSSGNGRLVIDVSKLNKIRASANEAVVGAGSKLIDVYRALAAKGVTVPAGSCPTVGVSGLTLGGGHGVASRAYGLTCDSLTQATLITADGKQLTANATDNKDLFWALRGAGNGNFGVVTELRFRTHPAPQAVTAYLTWPWAKAAAVVKAWQEWGPSQPDELWSSCHLANAPGGTPTVSIAAFSLGTYGELQNAVDRLADKVGAPARSVSLKKRSYEDSMEVYAGCSSFSTDAQCHLPGSTPGRSPQGALGRETYTARSDFFDRSIPAAGIQTLLNQMSSVRGGSGSIQLTALGGAVNRVSPTATAFVHRRSRMLAQYIAAWQAGTSGTTAQSWLTTAHTAMSRYASGAAYQNYTDPTLTDWRKAYYGDAATRLTALKRQYDPNRFFTFPQAL, encoded by the coding sequence ATGCAACGGCGGACGTTCATCGGCGGAGCAACCGCCGCACTAGCGGCAACAACAGCGGCATGCACCGGCGGCACCGCCAGCAACACCGGTAGCGGCGGCAGCACCGGCAGCGGCGGCAGCAACACCGGCACCACCAAAACGCCAGGCACACCCCTACGCACGGCCCCCACCAGCTCCCGCGCCCCCGCGAACTGGACCGCCCTGGCCGGCCAACTGGACGGCACCCTGATCCGCCCAGGCGCCCCCACCTGGTCATCAGCCCGCCAGCTGTACAACACTCGCTTCGACAACCTGCAGCCCGCCGCGGTCGCGTACGTCGCCCACGCCGACGACATCCGCACCACCCTGGCCTACGCCCGCGCCCACGACATCAAGGTGTCCATCCGCAACGGCGGCCACTCGTACGCGGGCTGGTCCTCCGGCAACGGCCGCCTGGTCATCGACGTCTCCAAGCTGAACAAGATCCGGGCGTCCGCGAACGAGGCGGTCGTCGGCGCCGGTTCCAAGCTGATCGACGTCTACCGTGCCCTCGCCGCCAAGGGCGTCACCGTCCCCGCCGGTTCCTGCCCCACGGTCGGCGTCTCCGGCCTGACCCTCGGCGGCGGCCACGGCGTCGCATCCCGGGCGTACGGCCTGACCTGCGACAGCCTCACCCAGGCGACCCTGATCACGGCGGACGGAAAACAGCTCACCGCGAACGCCACCGACAACAAGGACCTCTTCTGGGCCCTGCGCGGCGCCGGCAACGGAAACTTCGGCGTCGTCACCGAGCTGCGCTTCCGGACCCACCCGGCCCCGCAGGCCGTCACCGCGTACCTGACCTGGCCCTGGGCGAAGGCCGCCGCCGTGGTGAAGGCCTGGCAGGAGTGGGGTCCGAGCCAGCCGGACGAGCTCTGGTCGTCATGCCACCTCGCGAACGCGCCCGGCGGCACCCCGACGGTCTCCATCGCCGCGTTCTCCCTGGGCACCTACGGCGAACTCCAGAACGCCGTGGACCGCCTGGCCGACAAGGTCGGCGCCCCCGCGCGCAGCGTCTCCCTCAAGAAGCGCTCGTACGAGGACTCGATGGAGGTGTACGCGGGCTGCTCCTCCTTCTCGACCGACGCCCAGTGCCACCTGCCCGGGTCCACGCCCGGCCGCTCCCCGCAGGGCGCCCTCGGCCGCGAGACCTACACGGCCCGCTCGGACTTCTTCGACCGCTCGATCCCGGCGGCCGGCATCCAGACACTCCTGAACCAGATGTCATCGGTCCGCGGCGGATCGGGCAGCATCCAGCTCACCGCCCTGGGCGGCGCGGTCAACCGCGTCTCGCCGACCGCGACGGCGTTCGTGCACCGCCGCTCCCGGATGCTCGCCCAGTACATCGCCGCCTGGCAGGCGGGCACCTCCGGCACCACCGCGCAGTCCTGGCTGACCACCGCGCACACCGCCATGTCCCGCTACGCCTCGGGCGCCGCCTACCAGAACTACACCGACCCGACCCTCACCGACTGGCGCAAGGCGTACTACGGCGACGCGGCCACCCGCCTCACGGCGCTGAAGCGGCAGTACGACCCGAACCGCTTCTTCACGTTCCCGCAGGCGCTGTGA
- a CDS encoding metal-sensitive transcriptional regulator: MTTTEADAATASDEAQEIVTDHDRGIHGYHKQKDEHLKRLRRIEGQIRGLQRMVDEDVYCIDILTQVSASTKALQSFALQLLEEHLRHCVADAALKGGGEIDAKVEEATKAIGRLLRT; the protein is encoded by the coding sequence ATGACGACCACCGAGGCCGACGCGGCGACAGCCTCCGACGAAGCGCAGGAAATCGTCACCGACCACGACCGCGGCATCCACGGCTACCACAAGCAGAAGGACGAGCACCTCAAGCGCCTGCGCCGTATCGAGGGCCAGATCCGCGGCCTGCAGCGCATGGTCGACGAGGACGTCTACTGCATCGACATACTCACCCAGGTCTCCGCCTCCACAAAGGCCCTGCAGTCCTTCGCCCTCCAGCTCCTGGAGGAGCACCTGCGCCACTGCGTCGCGGACGCGGCCCTCAAGGGCGGCGGCGAGATCGACGCGAAGGTGGAGGAAGCGACCAAGGCGATCGGCCGCCTGCTGCGTACGTGA
- a CDS encoding DUF47 domain-containing protein, translating into MRFRLTPRETSFYDMFSASADNIVTGSKLLMELLGADASGRTEIAERMRAAEHAGDDATHAIFHQLNSSFITPFDREDIYKLASSLDDIMDFMEEAVDLVVLYNVEELPKGVEQQIEVLARAADLTAEAMPNLRTMDNLTEYWIEVNRLENQADQIHRKLLAYLFNGKYDAIEVLKLKQIVDVLEEAADAFEHVANTVETIAVKES; encoded by the coding sequence GTGCGCTTTCGTCTGACCCCCAGGGAGACGAGCTTCTACGACATGTTTTCCGCATCCGCGGACAACATCGTCACGGGCTCGAAACTCCTTATGGAACTGCTCGGGGCGGACGCCTCCGGCCGGACCGAGATCGCAGAGCGTATGCGGGCCGCGGAACACGCTGGTGACGACGCCACACACGCGATCTTCCACCAGTTGAACTCCTCGTTCATCACGCCGTTCGACCGCGAGGACATCTACAAGCTTGCCTCGTCCCTCGACGACATCATGGACTTCATGGAGGAGGCCGTCGACCTGGTGGTCCTCTACAACGTCGAGGAACTGCCCAAGGGCGTCGAGCAGCAGATCGAGGTGCTGGCGCGGGCCGCCGACCTGACGGCCGAGGCCATGCCGAACCTCCGCACGATGGACAACCTCACCGAGTACTGGATCGAGGTCAACCGGCTGGAGAACCAGGCCGACCAGATCCACAGAAAGCTTTTGGCCTACCTCTTCAACGGTAAGTACGACGCCATCGAGGTGCTCAAGCTCAAGCAGATCGTGGACGTGCTGGAAGAAGCCGCCGACGCGTTCGAGCATGTGGCGAACACGGTGGAGACCATCGCCGTCAAGGAGTCCTGA
- a CDS encoding inorganic phosphate transporter, with the protein MDTFALIVTIGVALGFTYTNGFHDSANAIATSVSTRALTPRAALVMAAVMNLAGAFLGSGVAKTVSEGLIQTPEGSKGMGILFAALVGAITWNLITWYFGLPSSSSHALFGGMVGAALAGGTTVYWHGVIDKIIIPMFLSPLVGLIVGYLVMCAIMWIFRRANPHKAKRGFRIAQTVSAAGMALGHGLQDAQKTMGIVVMALVIADVEDYGDPIPVWVKIACAVMLSLGTYAGGWRIMRTLGRKIIELDPPQGFAAETTGASIMFTTAFLFKAPISTTHVITSAIMGVGATKRVNAVRWGVAKNIVLGWFITMPAAAVVAAASFWVVNLAFL; encoded by the coding sequence GTGGACACCTTTGCGCTGATCGTGACCATTGGCGTCGCGCTCGGATTTACGTACACGAACGGCTTCCACGACTCGGCGAACGCGATCGCCACGTCCGTGTCCACGCGGGCACTCACTCCGCGGGCCGCGCTGGTGATGGCCGCGGTGATGAATCTCGCCGGCGCCTTCCTGGGGAGCGGGGTCGCCAAGACCGTCAGTGAGGGACTGATCCAGACACCCGAAGGCTCGAAGGGGATGGGGATCCTCTTCGCGGCGCTGGTGGGGGCTATTACCTGGAATCTCATTACGTGGTACTTCGGGTTGCCTTCGTCGTCCTCGCACGCGCTGTTCGGCGGCATGGTGGGGGCGGCGCTCGCGGGCGGGACGACCGTGTACTGGCACGGGGTGATCGACAAGATCATCATTCCGATGTTCCTGTCGCCTCTGGTCGGTCTGATCGTCGGCTATCTGGTGATGTGCGCGATCATGTGGATCTTCCGGCGGGCCAATCCCCACAAGGCCAAGCGGGGGTTCCGGATAGCCCAGACCGTGTCGGCGGCCGGGATGGCGCTCGGGCATGGTCTTCAGGACGCGCAGAAGACAATGGGCATCGTGGTGATGGCGCTGGTCATCGCCGATGTCGAGGACTACGGCGACCCGATTCCGGTGTGGGTGAAGATCGCCTGCGCCGTGATGCTGTCGCTGGGGACGTACGCCGGTGGCTGGCGGATCATGCGGACGCTGGGGCGGAAGATCATTGAGCTTGATCCGCCGCAGGGGTTCGCTGCCGAGACGACGGGGGCGTCGATCATGTTCACCACCGCGTTTCTGTTCAAGGCGCCGATTTCTACGACGCATGTCATCACGTCCGCGATCATGGGTGTGGGGGCGACCAAGCGGGTGAACGCGGTGCGGTGGGGGGTTGCCAAGAACATCGTTCTTGGCTGGTTCATTACGATGCCGGCGGCTGCGGTGGTGGCTGCCGCCAGCTTCTGGGTTGTGAATCTGGCGTTTCTGTAG
- the pstB gene encoding phosphate ABC transporter ATP-binding protein PstB: MAKRIDVSGLSAYYGSFRAIEDISMTVEPRSVTAFIGPSGCGKSTFLRTLNRMHEVTPGGRVEGKVMLDDENLYGTGVDPVAVRREVGMVFQRPNPFPTMSVYDNVAAGLRLNGSYKKSQLDDIVEKSLKGANLWNEVKDRLNKPGSGLSGGQQQRLCIARAIAVEPKVLLMDEPCSALDPISTLAIEDLIGELKDQFTIVIVTHNMQQAARVSDRTAFFNLAAVGQPGKLIEIDDTERIFSNPSVQATEDYISGRFG, from the coding sequence ATGGCCAAGCGCATTGATGTCAGCGGCCTCAGCGCCTACTACGGCTCCTTCCGGGCCATCGAGGACATCTCGATGACCGTCGAACCCCGCTCCGTGACGGCCTTCATCGGCCCGTCCGGCTGCGGCAAGTCCACGTTCCTGCGCACGCTCAACCGCATGCACGAGGTCACGCCGGGCGGCCGGGTCGAGGGCAAGGTCATGCTCGACGACGAGAACCTGTACGGCACCGGGGTCGACCCGGTGGCCGTGCGGCGCGAGGTCGGCATGGTCTTCCAGCGGCCGAACCCGTTCCCCACCATGTCGGTGTACGACAACGTGGCGGCCGGCCTGAGGCTCAACGGCTCGTACAAGAAGTCCCAGCTGGACGACATCGTCGAGAAGTCCCTCAAGGGCGCGAACCTCTGGAACGAGGTCAAGGACCGCCTGAACAAGCCGGGCTCGGGTCTTTCCGGTGGTCAGCAGCAGCGGCTGTGCATCGCGCGGGCGATCGCCGTCGAGCCGAAGGTCCTCCTCATGGACGAGCCCTGCTCGGCGCTTGACCCGATCTCGACCCTCGCCATCGAGGACCTGATCGGTGAGCTCAAGGATCAGTTCACGATCGTCATCGTGACGCACAACATGCAGCAGGCCGCCCGCGTCTCCGACCGCACCGCGTTCTTCAACCTGGCCGCGGTCGGCCAGCCCGGCAAGCTCATCGAGATCGACGACACGGAGCGCATCTTCTCCAACCCGTCGGTCCAGGCGACGGAGGACTACATCTCGGGCCGCTTCGGCTAA